In Amycolatopsis coloradensis, one genomic interval encodes:
- the hisG gene encoding ATP phosphoribosyltransferase, with protein sequence MLRVAVPNKGALAAAASEMLGEAGYRRRHEARDLTVLDTVNEVEFFFLRPKDIAIYVGSGELDLGITGRDLALDSGAPVEEILGLGFGGSTFRYAAPAGREWKAEDLQGKRLATSYPRLVRENLKQHGVEAEVIRLDGAVEISIQLGVADAIADVVESGRSLRQHNLVAFGDPICVSEAVLLQRAGTEHTRPKDQLKARLQGVVFAQHYMMLDYDCPRSLLDEAIAITPGLESPTVAPLADEDWVAVRAMVPRKEVNRIMDELAETGAKAVLASDIRACRL encoded by the coding sequence ATGCTGCGTGTCGCCGTGCCGAACAAGGGAGCCCTCGCCGCCGCCGCGTCGGAGATGCTCGGAGAGGCCGGCTACCGCAGGCGACATGAGGCCCGCGACCTGACCGTGCTGGACACCGTCAACGAGGTCGAGTTCTTCTTCTTGCGTCCCAAGGACATCGCGATCTACGTCGGGTCCGGCGAGCTGGATCTCGGCATCACCGGCCGCGACCTCGCGCTCGACTCCGGCGCCCCGGTCGAGGAGATCCTCGGCCTCGGCTTCGGCGGTTCCACCTTCCGGTACGCCGCACCCGCGGGCCGGGAGTGGAAGGCCGAAGACCTGCAGGGCAAGCGGCTCGCGACGTCGTATCCGCGCCTCGTGCGCGAGAACCTGAAGCAGCACGGGGTGGAGGCGGAGGTCATCCGCCTCGACGGCGCCGTCGAGATCTCGATCCAGCTCGGCGTCGCCGACGCCATCGCGGACGTCGTCGAGTCCGGACGTTCGCTGCGCCAGCACAACCTCGTGGCCTTCGGGGATCCGATCTGCGTGTCGGAGGCGGTGTTGCTGCAGCGGGCCGGCACCGAGCACACTCGGCCGAAGGACCAGCTGAAGGCACGGCTGCAGGGAGTCGTCTTCGCGCAGCACTACATGATGCTGGACTACGACTGCCCGCGTTCGCTGCTCGACGAGGCCATCGCGATCACGCCGGGTCTCGAGTCCCCGACCGTCGCGCCGCTGGCGGACGAAGACTGGGTGGCCGTGCGGGCGATGGTGCCGCGCAAGGAGGTCAACCGGATCATGGACGAACTCGCCGAGACCGGCGCCAAGGCCGTCCTGGCTTCGGACATCCGGGCCTGCCGCCTCTGA
- a CDS encoding phosphoribosyl-ATP diphosphatase — MKTFDELFAELADRARTRPDGSGTVAALDAGVHAQGKKVLEEAGEVWIAAEHESDDRLAEEISQLLYRVQVLMLGRGLSTEDVYRYL; from the coding sequence GTGAAGACCTTCGATGAGCTGTTCGCCGAGCTTGCCGACCGCGCCCGCACACGGCCCGACGGTTCCGGCACCGTCGCCGCGCTCGACGCGGGAGTGCACGCGCAGGGCAAGAAAGTGCTCGAAGAGGCGGGTGAGGTGTGGATCGCCGCCGAGCACGAATCCGACGACAGGCTCGCCGAGGAGATCTCACAGCTGCTGTACCGCGTGCAGGTGCTCATGCTCGGCCGAGGACTGTCGACAGAGGACGTGTACCGGTACCTGTGA
- a CDS encoding methylated-DNA--[protein]-cysteine S-methyltransferase — MRTHTVIDSPYDKLTLVADGESLCGVYMVQQRHRPAEETFGHPDPGSPIFVDTEKQLKEYFAGQRKEFDLPLSFGGTEFQRMVWEGLLGIPYGETVSYGQLADRLGRPTASRAVGLANGKNPISIIVPCHRVIGSNGDLTGYGGGVERKRHLLDFERGGAALF; from the coding sequence ATGCGCACGCACACCGTCATCGACAGCCCGTACGACAAGCTGACCCTGGTCGCGGACGGCGAAAGCCTCTGCGGGGTGTACATGGTCCAGCAGCGGCATCGCCCGGCCGAGGAGACGTTCGGCCATCCGGATCCGGGCTCGCCGATCTTCGTGGACACCGAAAAACAGCTGAAGGAGTACTTCGCCGGCCAGCGGAAGGAATTCGATCTCCCGCTGAGCTTCGGGGGCACCGAATTCCAGCGGATGGTCTGGGAAGGGCTGCTCGGGATCCCGTATGGCGAGACGGTCTCCTACGGTCAGCTCGCCGACCGGCTCGGCAGGCCCACCGCGTCGCGCGCGGTCGGTCTCGCGAACGGGAAGAACCCGATCAGCATCATCGTGCCGTGCCATCGGGTGATCGGTTCCAACGGCGATCTCACCGGATACGGCGGTGGCGTCGAACGGAAGCGGCACCTGCTCGACTTCGAGCGGGGCGGCGCGGCGCTGTTCTGA
- a CDS encoding AlkA N-terminal domain-containing protein, protein MHEDFERCVRAVQSKDARFDGWFFTAVLTTRIYCRASCPVVPPKPENMSFYPSAAAAQEAGFRACKRCRPDASPGSPQWNERADLVARAMRLIADGVVDTHGVSGLAARLGYSVRQVERHVRAELGAGPLSLARAQRAQTARLLIETTGLSMIDVALAAGFGSVRTFNDTVREVFALSPTELRARVRTAPATAPGTLGLRLPYRKPLFPDNLFGHLVATGVPGVEEWRDGAYRRTLRLPHGPAIVALKPEDGYIGCRLTLSDLRDLSTAISRCRRLLDLDADPIAVDEALAADPLLEPLVAAAPGRRVPRTVDGDEFAVRAVLGQQVSTAAARTHAARLVLAHGAPVDDPDGGLTHVFPDAAALADIDPESLAMPQSRKRTLLGLVAELNDGDLDLGAGSDWQRARERLHALPGFGPWTVESIAMRSLGDPDAFLPTDLGVKVAAKGLGLGSAAFAAHAERWRPWRAYAVQHLWATGDHPINRLPAA, encoded by the coding sequence GTGCATGAGGATTTCGAGCGCTGCGTCCGGGCGGTCCAGTCGAAGGACGCCCGGTTCGACGGCTGGTTCTTCACCGCGGTGCTGACGACGCGGATCTACTGCCGGGCGAGTTGCCCGGTCGTCCCGCCCAAACCGGAGAACATGAGCTTCTACCCGAGCGCGGCCGCCGCGCAGGAGGCCGGGTTCCGCGCCTGCAAGCGATGCCGTCCGGACGCGAGCCCGGGTTCGCCGCAGTGGAACGAGCGCGCGGACCTGGTGGCCAGGGCGATGCGGCTGATCGCCGACGGCGTCGTCGACACCCACGGCGTGAGCGGGCTGGCCGCCCGGCTGGGCTACAGCGTCCGGCAGGTGGAGCGGCATGTGCGCGCCGAACTCGGTGCCGGCCCGCTCAGCCTCGCCCGCGCGCAGCGGGCGCAGACGGCACGGCTGCTGATCGAGACGACCGGCCTGTCGATGATCGACGTCGCCCTCGCCGCGGGCTTCGGCAGCGTCCGGACCTTCAACGACACGGTGCGCGAGGTCTTCGCCCTGTCCCCGACGGAGCTGCGGGCTCGCGTCCGGACGGCGCCGGCCACCGCACCCGGAACGCTGGGCCTGCGCTTGCCGTACCGGAAGCCGTTGTTCCCGGACAACCTCTTCGGGCATCTGGTCGCGACAGGCGTCCCCGGCGTCGAAGAATGGCGCGACGGCGCGTACCGCCGGACGCTGCGGCTCCCGCACGGTCCCGCCATCGTCGCGCTCAAACCGGAGGACGGCTACATCGGCTGCCGTCTCACACTCTCGGACCTGCGAGACCTCTCGACCGCGATCAGCCGTTGCCGCCGCCTGCTCGACCTCGACGCCGACCCGATCGCGGTCGACGAGGCGCTGGCGGCGGACCCGCTGCTCGAGCCACTCGTTGCCGCCGCGCCGGGCAGGCGGGTGCCGAGGACGGTCGACGGGGACGAGTTCGCCGTCCGCGCCGTCCTGGGCCAGCAGGTGTCCACCGCCGCGGCCCGCACCCACGCGGCCCGGCTGGTCCTCGCGCACGGTGCCCCCGTCGACGACCCGGACGGCGGCCTCACACATGTCTTCCCGGACGCCGCCGCGCTGGCGGACATCGACCCGGAGAGCCTCGCGATGCCGCAGAGCCGCAAGCGGACCCTGCTCGGTCTCGTGGCCGAACTGAACGACGGCGACCTCGACCTCGGCGCGGGAAGTGACTGGCAGCGAGCCCGCGAGCGGCTGCACGCGCTGCCCGGTTTCGGCCCGTGGACCGTCGAGAGCATCGCGATGCGCTCGCTCGGCGATCCGGACGCCTTCCTGCCGACCGACCTCGGCGTCAAGGTCGCCGCGAAGGGTCTCGGGCTCGGCTCGGCCGCGTTCGCCGCGCACGCCGAACGCTGGCGCCCGTGGCGTGCCTACGCCGTCCAACACCTCTGGGCGACCGGAGATCACCCGATCAACCGGCTGCCCGCCGCCTGA
- a CDS encoding HAD family phosphatase, with protein MTEPSTLDGLAAVLWDMDGTLVDSEKLWDVALYEAVESLGCTLAEEQRLSLVGSNMDDTAAFLLEVCARPVTPESIAEMGEWIRRRTANLFDGPLPWRPGAQELLELLRANGVPMALVTSTERSLTELALNTIGREYFAATVCGDEVDGLNKPNARPYQLAAGLLGVPASRCVAIEDSPPGAASAAAAGCTVVVIPNDVEVEPGERRVFRTSLVGLDVPALTALLP; from the coding sequence GTGACCGAACCGTCCACACTGGACGGACTCGCCGCCGTGCTGTGGGATATGGACGGCACGCTGGTCGACTCGGAGAAGCTGTGGGATGTCGCGCTCTACGAGGCCGTCGAAAGTCTCGGCTGCACCCTGGCCGAGGAGCAGCGCCTGAGTCTCGTCGGGTCCAATATGGACGACACGGCCGCCTTCCTCCTCGAAGTGTGCGCCAGGCCCGTCACGCCCGAGTCGATCGCGGAGATGGGGGAGTGGATCCGCCGCCGCACGGCCAACCTGTTCGACGGCCCGCTCCCGTGGCGCCCCGGCGCGCAGGAGCTGCTCGAACTGTTGCGCGCCAACGGTGTCCCGATGGCGCTGGTCACCTCCACCGAACGGTCGCTGACCGAACTGGCGCTCAACACGATCGGCCGTGAGTACTTCGCCGCCACGGTCTGCGGCGACGAGGTCGATGGTCTGAACAAGCCGAACGCCAGGCCGTACCAGCTGGCCGCGGGGTTGCTGGGAGTCCCGGCTTCCCGGTGTGTCGCGATCGAGGATTCCCCGCCGGGCGCGGCTTCGGCGGCCGCCGCGGGCTGCACGGTGGTGGTGATCCCGAACGACGTCGAGGTCGAACCGGGTGAACGGCGCGTGTTCCGCACGTCGCTGGTGGGTCTCGACGTGCCGGCGCTGACCGCGCTCCTGCCTTGA
- a CDS encoding PAC2 family protein, with the protein MSEPVDETQRPGRDHPDDSKPIMIVAFEGWNDAGDAASRAVEHLQLNWDATPLSELSPDEYYDFQVSRPTVRMVDGVTRRVDWPTTRLSVCRPEGFSRDIVLVQGPEPNMRWRAFCAELLEHIQQLEVATVVTLGALLADTAHTRPVPVTGTAYDKDTASQFGLELNNYQGPTGIVGVLQDYCVQAGVPAVSIWAAVPHYVSHPPSPKATLALLHKLEDVLDVEIPLGALPEQAEEWQRTVTEMAEEDEEISEYVRGLEERGDAETEFTLDDVSGDKIAAEFERYLRRRRPGQDGPGRG; encoded by the coding sequence GTGAGTGAGCCCGTCGACGAGACCCAGCGGCCCGGCCGCGACCACCCGGATGACAGCAAGCCGATCATGATCGTCGCCTTCGAAGGATGGAACGACGCAGGTGACGCGGCCAGCCGGGCGGTCGAGCATCTTCAGCTCAACTGGGATGCGACACCGCTGAGCGAGCTGAGTCCTGACGAGTACTACGACTTCCAGGTCAGCAGACCGACCGTACGCATGGTGGACGGCGTCACCCGAAGGGTCGACTGGCCGACCACGCGGCTCTCGGTGTGCCGCCCGGAGGGCTTCAGCCGCGACATCGTGCTGGTCCAGGGCCCCGAACCGAATATGCGCTGGCGCGCCTTCTGCGCCGAACTGCTGGAGCACATCCAGCAACTGGAAGTCGCCACGGTAGTCACCCTCGGCGCGCTCCTGGCCGACACCGCGCACACCCGCCCTGTCCCGGTCACCGGGACGGCGTACGACAAGGACACCGCTTCGCAGTTCGGCCTGGAGCTGAACAACTACCAGGGGCCGACCGGCATCGTCGGGGTCCTGCAGGACTACTGCGTGCAGGCGGGCGTCCCGGCGGTGTCGATCTGGGCGGCCGTGCCGCACTACGTCTCGCATCCGCCGTCGCCCAAGGCCACGCTGGCGCTGCTGCACAAGCTCGAGGACGTCCTCGACGTCGAGATCCCGCTCGGCGCCCTGCCCGAGCAGGCCGAGGAGTGGCAGCGGACGGTCACCGAGATGGCCGAGGAGGACGAGGAGATCAGCGAGTACGTCCGGGGGCTCGAGGAGCGCGGTGACGCGGAGACCGAGTTCACGCTGGACGACGTGAGCGGGGACAAGATCGCGGCCGAGTTCGAGCGGTACCTGCGGCGGCGCCGTCCCGGCCAGGACGGTCCCGGACGCGGCTGA
- a CDS encoding MFS transporter: MKPLREPAFARLWIAAFFSETAEWMLQIALPVFVFQATGSAATTALSIVLGLVPAVLLSPVAGVIADRWNRRLVLCVVCAGQAFVALPLLFVASGGPVFVIYGVMAAQAGLASLFEPARNALVPELVAPGELIGANGLMSINGSVARLAGGWAGGLLLGFGGLGWVVVAYLGVLVIGSALLARPFARVAAPKAAGPHEPVVRAWIDGLREIAREGRLRLAGVVVVLTSLAQGMFLVLFVVFVLDILDGTEGDVGLLRGVQALGGLAAGFAVATIARKVAPVALLGWGGLALGLLSAVIWNLPALTVSLPLGVFIGLFGLVGAPGVLAGSGLLSLVQTAASPERSGRVLSTVFAGTAGFTALGALLTGVLLDVLGTGVLLNVQAGLHTVSALVVLGVSASGRLRRDPIPAVPRSG; encoded by the coding sequence ATGAAACCGTTGAGAGAACCCGCCTTCGCGCGGTTGTGGATCGCGGCCTTCTTCTCCGAGACCGCCGAGTGGATGCTGCAGATCGCGTTGCCGGTGTTCGTCTTCCAGGCGACCGGTTCGGCGGCCACCACGGCGTTGAGCATCGTCCTCGGCCTGGTGCCCGCGGTGCTGCTGAGCCCGGTCGCCGGCGTGATCGCGGACCGGTGGAATCGGCGGCTGGTGCTGTGCGTGGTGTGCGCGGGACAGGCGTTCGTGGCGCTGCCGCTGCTGTTCGTCGCGTCCGGTGGCCCGGTGTTCGTGATCTACGGGGTGATGGCCGCGCAGGCGGGTCTGGCCTCGTTGTTCGAACCCGCCCGCAACGCGCTCGTGCCCGAACTGGTCGCCCCCGGCGAGTTGATCGGTGCCAACGGCCTGATGAGCATCAACGGCAGCGTCGCTCGTCTCGCCGGCGGCTGGGCGGGTGGTCTCCTGCTCGGATTCGGCGGCCTTGGCTGGGTCGTGGTGGCCTATCTCGGTGTGCTCGTGATCGGCTCGGCCCTGCTGGCGCGTCCGTTTGCCCGTGTCGCCGCGCCGAAAGCGGCCGGACCGCACGAACCGGTGGTGCGAGCCTGGATCGACGGGCTTCGCGAGATCGCCCGCGAAGGGCGCCTTCGCCTCGCCGGTGTCGTAGTGGTGCTGACGTCCCTGGCGCAGGGGATGTTCCTGGTGCTGTTCGTGGTCTTCGTGCTCGACATCCTCGACGGCACCGAAGGCGATGTCGGCCTGCTGCGCGGCGTGCAGGCCCTCGGCGGGCTGGCCGCGGGATTCGCCGTCGCCACCATCGCCCGCAAGGTCGCGCCCGTGGCCCTGCTCGGCTGGGGCGGTCTGGCGCTCGGCCTGCTGTCGGCGGTGATCTGGAACCTTCCGGCCCTCACGGTGTCGCTGCCGCTGGGGGTCTTCATCGGACTCTTCGGCCTGGTCGGGGCCCCCGGAGTGCTCGCAGGCTCCGGTCTGCTCTCGCTGGTCCAGACCGCCGCGTCCCCCGAGCGCTCCGGCCGCGTCCTGAGCACCGTCTTCGCCGGGACGGCGGGGTTCACGGCACTGGGTGCGTTGCTGACGGGCGTCCTGCTCGACGTGCTGGGCACCGGCGTCCTGCTGAACGTCCAGGCGGGCCTGCACACCGTCTCGGCGTTGGTCGTGCTGGGCGTGTCGGCGTCGGGCAGGCTGCGCCGTGACCCGATTCCGGCGGTTCCCCGGTCCGGGTGA
- a CDS encoding helix-turn-helix domain-containing protein, whose protein sequence is MAGLPPRKRIEDVELMRALAHPLRSALVDHLMAVGPRTASECAAAVGSTASNCSWHLRQLAQHGLVERVEGEDARERPWRACQVGIEFGDDPELHGAQLAVVGTTLAREKKLTERYLDAADRLDKEWRDASGINNYSLRVTAAELEELVREIDALVRPYVGAIREDAPAGAWPVHLGLRAFLRIDAEGKPSR, encoded by the coding sequence ATGGCCGGGTTGCCGCCGCGCAAGCGGATCGAAGACGTCGAGCTGATGCGGGCGCTGGCGCATCCGCTGCGTTCGGCGCTGGTGGACCACCTCATGGCGGTCGGTCCGCGGACCGCGAGCGAGTGCGCTGCGGCCGTCGGCTCGACGGCCTCGAACTGCAGCTGGCATCTCCGTCAGCTGGCGCAGCACGGTCTCGTGGAGCGGGTCGAGGGGGAGGACGCGCGGGAGCGGCCGTGGCGGGCGTGTCAGGTCGGCATCGAGTTCGGTGACGACCCTGAGCTGCATGGGGCGCAGCTTGCGGTCGTGGGCACCACCCTCGCGCGGGAGAAGAAGCTGACCGAGCGCTATCTCGACGCCGCCGACCGGCTCGACAAGGAGTGGCGGGACGCGTCGGGGATCAACAACTATTCGCTGCGGGTGACCGCGGCGGAGCTGGAAGAGCTGGTCCGGGAAATCGACGCGCTCGTGCGGCCCTACGTCGGCGCGATTCGCGAAGACGCCCCTGCAGGGGCCTGGCCGGTCCACTTGGGACTTCGGGCGTTCCTCCGCATCGACGCCGAGGGGAAGCCGAGCAGATGA
- a CDS encoding MarR family winged helix-turn-helix transcriptional regulator: MPDQRELATAAALEIPRFVSATVLFQTAMAERLGISATELHGLQLVISGAATSPTALARALGMTTGAVTRMLDRMEERRLVERVPDPADRRRLAIRPLPDRLDDVAALYSPMARFFGDRLGRLDRRQLTALLGVMTDGRAFAEQEAARLRSEKGVD; encoded by the coding sequence ATGCCTGACCAGCGCGAACTCGCCACCGCGGCGGCTTTGGAGATCCCCCGGTTCGTCAGCGCGACCGTCCTGTTCCAGACGGCCATGGCGGAGCGGCTCGGGATCAGCGCCACCGAGCTGCACGGCCTCCAGCTGGTCATCAGCGGTGCCGCGACCTCGCCGACCGCGCTGGCACGGGCCCTCGGCATGACCACCGGCGCGGTGACCCGGATGCTCGACCGCATGGAGGAGCGGCGCCTGGTCGAACGCGTCCCCGACCCGGCCGACCGGCGCCGCCTCGCGATCCGCCCACTCCCCGACCGGCTCGACGATGTCGCCGCCCTCTACTCCCCCATGGCCCGCTTCTTCGGCGACCGCCTCGGCAGGCTCGACCGGCGCCAGCTCACCGCGCTTCTCGGCGTCATGACCGACGGGCGCGCGTTCGCCGAACAGGAGGCCGCTCGCCTGCGCTCCGAAAAGGGGGTTGACTAA
- a CDS encoding ABC-F family ATP-binding cassette domain-containing protein, which produces MSLSLIAKDLVHCYGARVVLDGVNLTASAGQRLGLVGENGVGKSTLLRLLAGVEEPHGGEVLRGDDVGFLLQELPFPLTARFSDVIDDALAEIRQASARLDELTAALARQPDDAAVLDEYGTVLEWAQAHDLWDAGRRAEVVCAGLGLAGIDPARELGTLSGGQRSRLGLAALLIRRPGTLVLDEPTNHLDDAAMEFLEQHLASLTGVLVLSSHDRVFLDAVCTDIVDLDPALGGPTRYGGTYSDYLDQKRAERARWEQRYAEEQDELKELRESAAVTARNVAHDRPQRDNAKMLYDFKTGRVQKQISRRVRNAQLRLAELERDQVRKPPAPLRFQGELTGEPGEGKAAISVRDIEIAGRLRLATLDVTTTSRLLITGGNGAGKSTLLSVLAGSLTPDSGTVLSGRGVRIGMLAQDVVFAEPEKTAQRTYAEALGEDAPPLRGLGLLAPRDLGTRVGALSVGQRRRLALALLIADPPEVLLLDEPTNHISLTLAEELFTALDSAPGAVVIASHDRWLRRDWAGDHLRLEVGRVAV; this is translated from the coding sequence ATGTCTCTTTCCCTGATCGCCAAGGACCTCGTCCACTGCTACGGTGCCCGCGTCGTCCTAGACGGCGTAAACCTGACCGCTTCGGCAGGACAGCGGCTCGGACTGGTCGGCGAGAACGGCGTCGGCAAGTCCACGCTCCTGCGGTTGCTGGCCGGGGTCGAAGAGCCGCACGGCGGTGAGGTGCTGCGAGGCGACGACGTCGGATTCCTCTTGCAGGAGCTGCCTTTCCCGCTCACCGCGCGGTTCTCCGACGTCATCGACGACGCGCTCGCCGAGATCCGGCAGGCGTCGGCGAGGCTCGACGAGCTGACCGCGGCGCTGGCTCGGCAACCGGACGACGCCGCCGTGCTCGACGAGTACGGCACCGTCCTGGAATGGGCCCAGGCGCACGACCTGTGGGACGCCGGCCGGCGAGCCGAGGTCGTGTGCGCGGGTCTCGGGCTCGCCGGGATCGACCCGGCGCGCGAACTGGGCACCCTGTCGGGCGGGCAACGGTCGAGGCTCGGCCTCGCGGCGTTGCTGATCCGGCGGCCGGGCACACTCGTCCTGGACGAGCCGACGAACCACCTCGACGACGCCGCGATGGAGTTCCTGGAGCAGCATCTCGCCTCGCTGACCGGTGTCCTCGTGCTGTCGTCGCACGATCGCGTGTTCCTCGACGCGGTGTGCACCGACATCGTCGACCTCGACCCGGCCCTGGGCGGACCGACCCGGTACGGCGGCACGTATTCCGACTACCTGGACCAGAAACGAGCCGAACGGGCGCGCTGGGAGCAGCGCTACGCCGAGGAACAGGACGAGCTGAAGGAACTGCGTGAATCGGCGGCCGTCACCGCGCGCAACGTCGCGCACGACCGGCCGCAGCGCGACAACGCCAAGATGCTCTACGACTTCAAGACCGGGAGGGTGCAGAAACAGATCTCACGCCGGGTCCGCAACGCCCAGCTGCGGCTGGCCGAACTGGAGCGCGACCAGGTGCGAAAACCGCCCGCGCCGCTGCGCTTCCAGGGCGAGCTGACCGGCGAGCCCGGAGAGGGCAAGGCGGCGATCTCCGTACGGGACATCGAGATCGCCGGACGGTTGCGGCTGGCGACCTTGGACGTCACCACGACGTCGAGGCTCCTGATCACCGGCGGGAACGGTGCCGGGAAGTCGACGCTGCTGTCCGTCCTCGCCGGCTCGCTGACGCCCGACTCCGGCACCGTCCTTTCCGGACGCGGCGTGCGGATCGGCATGCTGGCACAGGACGTCGTGTTCGCCGAGCCGGAGAAGACCGCGCAGCGGACCTACGCCGAAGCCCTCGGCGAGGACGCTCCCCCGTTGCGCGGCCTGGGATTGCTGGCCCCGCGCGATCTCGGGACCCGGGTGGGCGCGTTGTCGGTCGGGCAGCGGCGGCGGCTCGCGCTGGCGTTGCTGATCGCCGATCCGCCGGAGGTGCTCCTGCTGGACGAGCCGACGAACCACATCTCGCTCACCTTGGCCGAGGAGTTGTTCACCGCGCTCGATTCCGCGCCGGGTGCCGTCGTCATCGCGTCGCATGACCGGTGGCTGCGGCGCGATTGGGCGGGTGACCACCTCCGGTTGGAAGTCGGGCGCGTCGCCGTGTAG
- the mshC gene encoding cysteine--1-D-myo-inosityl 2-amino-2-deoxy-alpha-D-glucopyranoside ligase, which translates to MQTWSSVDVPRIPGTPRPLRLHDTATGQIRPTAPGSTARMYVCGITPYDATHLGHAATYLTFDLVNRLWRDAGHDVHYVQNVTDIDEPLLERAERDKDDWVVLGMRETALFREDMTALRVLPPRQFVGAVESIPEIVEVIAKLVANGSAYRADDAEYPDIYFEHNATGHFGSESNYDAETMAKFFAERGGDPDRPGKRHPLDALLWRMARPGEPSWESELGAGRPGWHIECSAIAVNRLGLGFDVQGGGSDLIFPHHEYSAAHAEAVAGDRPFARHYVHAGMIGLDGEKMSKSRGNLVFVSRLRADKVDPGVIRLALFAGHYREDRPWTAQLQADAEARLARWREAVSLGTGPAGEDTVARLRDRLTDDLDTPKALAAVDAWAEQALTRSGTDPAAPGLIRNAVDALLGIEL; encoded by the coding sequence ATGCAGACTTGGTCATCGGTCGACGTGCCCCGTATCCCCGGCACCCCCCGTCCGCTGCGGCTCCACGACACGGCGACGGGGCAGATCCGCCCCACGGCGCCCGGGTCGACCGCCCGGATGTACGTCTGCGGCATCACGCCGTACGACGCCACCCATCTGGGGCACGCCGCCACGTACCTGACATTCGACCTGGTGAACCGCCTGTGGCGGGACGCCGGGCACGACGTCCACTACGTGCAGAACGTGACGGACATCGACGAGCCCCTGCTGGAGCGCGCCGAGCGGGACAAGGACGACTGGGTCGTCCTCGGCATGCGCGAGACCGCGCTGTTCCGCGAGGACATGACCGCGTTGCGGGTGCTGCCGCCGCGGCAGTTCGTCGGGGCGGTCGAGAGCATCCCGGAGATCGTCGAGGTCATCGCCAAGCTGGTGGCGAATGGCAGCGCGTACCGCGCGGACGACGCGGAGTACCCGGACATCTACTTCGAGCACAACGCGACCGGGCACTTCGGTTCGGAGTCGAACTACGACGCCGAGACCATGGCGAAGTTCTTCGCCGAACGCGGCGGCGACCCGGACCGTCCCGGCAAGCGGCACCCGCTCGACGCGTTGCTGTGGCGGATGGCGCGGCCGGGTGAACCGTCGTGGGAGTCCGAACTGGGCGCGGGACGGCCGGGCTGGCACATCGAGTGCAGTGCGATCGCGGTCAACCGGCTCGGCCTCGGCTTCGACGTCCAGGGCGGCGGCTCGGACCTGATCTTCCCGCACCACGAGTACAGCGCCGCGCACGCGGAAGCCGTCGCGGGGGACAGGCCGTTCGCGCGGCACTACGTGCACGCCGGGATGATCGGCCTCGACGGCGAGAAGATGTCGAAGTCGCGCGGAAACCTCGTGTTCGTCTCGCGGCTGCGGGCCGACAAGGTCGACCCGGGCGTGATCCGGCTCGCGCTGTTCGCCGGCCACTACCGCGAGGACCGGCCGTGGACCGCGCAGTTGCAGGCGGACGCCGAAGCGCGCCTCGCGCGCTGGCGCGAAGCCGTCTCCCTCGGCACCGGCCCGGCGGGGGAGGACACGGTCGCGCGCCTGCGTGACCGCCTGACCGACGACCTCGACACGCCCAAGGCGCTCGCGGCCGTCGACGCCTGGGCGGAGCAGGCGCTCACCCGTTCCGGCACCGACCCGGCCGCGCCCGGGCTGATCCGGAACGCCGTCGACGCGCTGCTCGGTATCGAGCTCTGA
- a CDS encoding MerR family transcriptional regulator: MGYSVGKVAALSGVTVRTLHHYDEIGLLCPSGRTAAGYRSYSDDDLDRLQRVLFYRELGFGLETIAKVIDDPAVDALEHLRRQGALLADRIGELTRMAESVERVIAAKEAGAALTPEERFEVFGEFREPEGYAEEAVRRWGDTPHWRAAAVPRTKQEWIEAERVREDWVRRLLAVFDSGAPAGSREAMDLAEEHRRMLSAFMGDCDLATHRELAKLYATEPVQLGFLVREPDQRPGLGEYIRDAVHANAERGGG; the protein is encoded by the coding sequence ATGGGGTACTCGGTCGGGAAGGTCGCGGCGCTGTCGGGGGTCACCGTGCGCACGCTGCATCACTACGACGAGATCGGCCTGCTGTGCCCGAGCGGGCGGACGGCGGCGGGGTACCGGAGCTACAGCGACGACGACCTCGACCGCCTGCAGCGTGTCCTGTTCTACCGCGAACTAGGGTTCGGCCTCGAGACGATCGCGAAGGTGATCGACGACCCGGCGGTCGACGCGCTGGAGCACCTGCGGCGCCAGGGGGCGCTGCTGGCCGACCGGATCGGCGAGCTGACCCGGATGGCCGAATCCGTCGAGCGGGTGATCGCGGCGAAGGAGGCCGGCGCCGCGCTGACCCCGGAGGAGCGATTCGAGGTCTTCGGCGAGTTCCGCGAGCCGGAGGGCTACGCGGAGGAAGCCGTCCGCCGGTGGGGTGACACCCCGCACTGGCGGGCGGCCGCCGTGCCGCGGACCAAGCAGGAATGGATCGAGGCGGAGAGGGTCCGGGAGGACTGGGTCCGGCGGCTGCTCGCCGTCTTCGATTCCGGCGCGCCCGCGGGCAGCCGTGAGGCGATGGACCTCGCCGAGGAGCACCGCCGGATGCTCTCTGCGTTCATGGGGGACTGCGACCTCGCGACGCACCGAGAGCTCGCCAAGCTGTACGCGACCGAGCCGGTCCAGCTCGGCTTCCTCGTGCGTGAGCCGGACCAGCGACCGGGCCTCGGCGAGTACATCCGGGACGCCGTCCACGCGAACGCCGAACGGGGCGGGGGATAG